The proteins below are encoded in one region of Rhipicephalus sanguineus isolate Rsan-2018 unplaced genomic scaffold, BIME_Rsan_1.4 Seq857, whole genome shotgun sequence:
- the LOC119378525 gene encoding LOW QUALITY PROTEIN: integral membrane protein GPR155-like (The sequence of the model RefSeq protein was modified relative to this genomic sequence to represent the inferred CDS: inserted 1 base in 1 codon; deleted 1 base in 1 codon): MESSTPASAISSATSAPGDGNVIYSELLPVLIQCFAIILLGYFSGRAGLIGPAETRSLNVFVSYFSLPATAFKSLAVIALGEVNWRFLAAVAIGKCIVFAVVFAVTLALLSRQPASFAKAGLYAIASSQSNDFGLGYPLIVHLYDKVQPTFSHYLYLVAPVQLAFLNPIGFVMMEYGRPRQDSGRSGTRSRILSTLKGIVKNPVVIAPALGIVWNVSTSNAPLPSVIERICDSFADAFIAAALYLLGLSMVGKVGSMGKYAALTPALLVTVKIVVCPLVIRELVNLLNVADNERDMKDFGNFGFLYGMIPMAPSVFIFATQYDLPTAAVSTGMVFGTFLSAPLIFITATVSQIKKRSLKDFAVTIGQTMVTSSAISTACCLWLLVVLFRRRHSVTHGVTTCLVICQLATALGGXLWAATSIDNPLSPVAYTQSVLSIAGIFAARIWTAILAGVLALLHWRSLCYVLRLKWLIAVAGFGSSVLVALSLCLTIPKRGSRLGDTDPNFQFGDIQAVVAVTVLLTSLLFTVVSLIVQHRFRLRMRDYMPIGGGSDDDERNTSPHSDHSHDHSPLIRPSSSQAHASVAREGASQSPGCTGDCEDCDNCSDHEERDSTVPDLEDLVSSPKPKRNVRRLPKSSKSANPSTALSASVNSRRLEFHVSPSQQVPSTSFDQLCGPLFSCDKQQVRQCMGLVGTYNQQTAIRVQNADEVLDLDSAPQVEDDVHQVFRHTLLCLLLSVSMVIGLAVSLWQLLIYDTPTGILVELEFLDIIMNYGQGMLTFLVFGLDANWLLRSLTNAWYFVTCRRQRPRGAATLVLPRFEDLSPETRQICTQFQVYHRDACITDICRSRPGLDGTELHLAFVGKDLVDWLIAVGLCHDRVQAARYGKALLEGRVIAHATGRHHFCDELYTYTFLPSHEMDVSS; the protein is encoded by the exons ATGGAGTCGTCCACGCCGGCTTCGGCGATTTCCTCCGCGACATCCGCACCCGGAGACGGTAACGTCATCTACAGCGAACTGCTGCCCGTGCTGATCCAGTGCTTCGCGATCATCCTATTGGGCTACTTTTCCGGGCGCGCGGGCCTCATAGGGCCCGCCGAGACCCGCAGCCTTAACGTGTTCGTCTCCTATTTCTCGCTGCCGGCGACCGCCTTCAAGTCGCTAGCCGTCATCGCATTGGGCGAGGTCAACTGGCGCTTCCTCGCAGCCGTGGCGATCGGAAAGTGCATCGTCTTCGCCGTCGTATTCGCCGTCACGCTGGCGCTCCTGTCCCGGCAGCCGGCGAGCTTCGCCAAGGCCGGACTGTACGCGATCGCCTCGTCGCAGAGCAACGACTTCGGACTCGGATACCCGCTCATCGTGCACCTCTACGACAAGGTACAGCCCACGTTCAGCCACTACCTCTACCTGGTCGCGCCCGTACAGCTGGCCTTCCTGAACCCCATCGGGTTCGTCATGATGGAGTACGGACGCCCGCGTCAAGACAGCGGTAGGTCCGGAACGCGAAGCCGCATTCTCTCCACCCTGAAGGGCATCGTCAAGAACCCGGTGGTCATAGCGCCGGCACTGGGCATCGTCTGGAACGTGAGCACGTCTAACGCTCCCCTACCGTCGGTGATCGAGCGGATCTGCGACTCCTTCGCGGACGCCTTCATCGCCGCTGCTCTCTACCTGCTAGGCCTGAGCATGGTCGGCAAGGTGGGCAGCATGGGCAAGTACGCCGCCCTCACCCCGGCCCTCCTGGTGACCGTCAAGATCGTCGTCTGCCCGCTGGTAATCCGCGAGCTGGTCAACCTGCTCAACGTCGCCGACAACGAGCGAGACATGAAGGACTTCGGAAACTTCGGCTTCCTTTACGGCATGATACCCATGGCGCCCAGCGTGTTCATCTTCGCCACCCAGTACGACCTGCCGACGGCCGCCGTATCCACGGGCATGGTGTTCGGCACCTTCCTCTCGGCGCCTCTCATCTTCATCACGGCAACCGTGAGTCAGATCAAGAAGCGCAGCCTCAAGGACTTCGCCGTGACCATAGGCCAGACCATGGTCACCTCCAGCGCCATCAGCACCGCCTGCTGCCTGTGGCTTCTGGTAGTGCTCTTCCGCAGACGACACAGCGTGACGCACGGTGTCACTACCTGCTTAGTAATCTGCCAGCTCGCCACGGCCCTGGGTG GTCTGTGGGCCGCCACGAGCATCGACAATCCTTTGTCGCCCGTGGCGTACACGCAGTCGGTGCTGTCCATAGCCGGAATCTTCGCCGCTCGCATCTGGACCGCGATCCTGGCAGGCGTGCTAGCCCTGCTGCACTGGCGCTCGCTCTGCTACGTGCTCAGGCTCAAGTGGCTCATTGCGGTAGCCGGGTTCGGATCCTCCGTCCTGGTGGCACTCTCGCTCTGCCTGACTATTCCGAAGAGGGGATCCCGGCTCGGCGACACCGACCCGAACTTCCAGTTCGGTGACATACAGGCAGTCGTGGCGGTCACCGTTCTCCTCACCAGCCTCCTCTTCACGGTGGTGAGCCTCATCGTTCAGCACAGGTTCCGGCTGAGAATGAGGGACTACATGCCCATCGGAGGCGGCAGCGATGACGACGAACGAAACACTTCACCTCACTCCGACCACAGCCACGACCACAGTCCTCTGATTCGACCATCAAGCTCTCAGGCACATGCCTCTGTCGCACGAGAAGGAGCGAGC CAAAGTCCCGGGTGCACGGGAGACTGCGAGGACTGCGACAACTGCTCGGATCACGAAGAGCGCGACAGCACTGTTCCGGATCTCGAAGACCTCGTCAGCAGCCCGAAACCGAAGCGGAACGTTCGGAGGCTGCCCAAATCCTCAAAGTCAGCCAATCCCTCCACGGCGTTGTCGGCGTCGGTGAACTCGAGGAGGCTGGAATTCCACGTGTCGCCCTCGCAGCAAGTTCCAAGCACGTCTTTCGACCAGCTCTGCGGACCACTGTTCAGCTGTGACAAGCAGCAAGTTCGGCAGTGCATGGGCCTCGTCGGCACGTACAACCAGCAGACCGCCATTCGGGTACAGAATGCGGACGAAGTCCTTGACCTAGACAGCGCCCCTCAAGTCGAAGATGACGTCCATCAAGTGTTCAGACACACCTTGCTCTGTCTCTTGCTCAGCGTCTCCATGGTCATCGGACTGGCAGTCTCGCTTTGGCAGCTTCTTATCTACGACACCCCGACAGGAATCTTGGTAGAGCTAGAGTTCCTGGACATAATAATGAATTACGGACAGGGAATGCTGACGTTCCTCGTGTTCGGACTCGACGCCAACTGGCTCCTCCGGTCATTGACCAACGCATGGTACTTCGTCACATGCCGGCGGCAGAGGCCGAGGGGTGCGGCCACCCTCGTGCTACCGAGGTTCGAAGACCTGTCTCCCGAGACCCGTCAGATATGCACACAGTTCCAAGTCTACCACAGGGACGCCTGCATCACGGACATCTGTCGTTCACGCCCCGGCCTCGATGGCACCGAGCTCCACCTCGCCTTCGTGGGCAAGGACCTCGTCGACTGGCTGATAGCCGTCGGACTGTGCCACGATCGAGTGCAGGCCGCCCGATACGGCAAGGCGCTGCTCGAAGGCCGGGTGATAGCGCACGCAACCGGACGGCACCACTTCTGCGATGAGCTATACACTTACACGTTCCTGCCTTCGCACGAGATGGATGTTTCTTCGTGA